In the Arachis stenosperma cultivar V10309 chromosome 8, arast.V10309.gnm1.PFL2, whole genome shotgun sequence genome, tttttaattttcagtttttattcaattttttaagaatttattattatttaattaatttaaatatcaacttttatatattaaattattagttgttcaaaaaatcaaaaaaagtatttactttttattctcttctttaaaaattaaataaaagcaTATTTAAATGATATctaattgattaaaaaattataaataaaaaaattctaaaacaaCTCCCAAATGAACGcttacatatttttatttttaatatcggATTAACAatggtatttttttaattataaattgttgtagtattttttttaaaatgtgaaataatttaatttaaaaaagagaAATCGAATCGTCCAATTTTACTAAGAGGTACAGAGGtcaaattctttaatttttaggTAAAAAATTAGACCATCGAATTTGTGTATTTGGATCCTCCGATTggtgtttaaaaaatttaaaaaaaaattggagtacatcaaaatttttttaattttttaaacacaaatcgaagtactcaaatttttttaattttttaaacataaattaaaaagtttaatttGTGTACTtcccaaaattttaaaaacacaaaaaaaattctaatattaaaatatatcattattctatttttatatctaaatttttagCCAAACTATTACAGTGTTACACTTtgttgaaaataaaaaggattatATAATGATATTATAATATAAGGAATAGAAACAGGGACGCTTattaaacatgaaaaataaaaaaatgttgtttgtataataaaattaattattatatatttatgtataaatatatatatattttataataattattaatcttAATTTAGTATATACTTGACATCGTTGAAATCATCGAGTTATTATATACTTAATTTAACGATTGTAGTAAGATCGTACAGTAATAATTTAGTTGTTATTATGAAGTAATTCTTAACCGCACGAAATCAAACGCAGGAGCCACTCACCATGATCATCATGTAAATCTCTAATAAGTCTAACCAAGTAGTATTAACATACGGCACAATACCCCAAGAGAAAGAGACTCTAATTAATAAGTAAAcgacaaaaagaaaattgaaacgGCATGACAGAAACTGATCGAGAGTGAACACACAGTTAGCAGCAACAAAAAGTTAAAACGACAAAACggaagcagaagcagaagcagaagcagaataGGAATGACGCCATATTCACACAATCCAAAAAGTTAGTTGAAGAAAGGTTTTGAATCAGACACCATGTTCATGTTGGCGTTCATATTCTGAAGGAGAAGCCTCCGCTCCGAGAGTTTCGTCAGCAACCCTAACTGCTCCACTGAGAAGACGCACAAACCCTTCGACGACATCACCGTCTGCGCCACCGGAGAGTTCACCAGCACCTGCAGCAACTGGTTCCTGCTCAGCCTCTCCAAGTCGCCGAACCCGAACACACAGCCGCCGCCATTGTTGAAGGAGGGTGATGGTGGTGCGTGGTAGGGCATGGATTGAAGAACGGAGACCTGAGCCTGCAAGAACTTAACATAGCTGTAGGCTTGTTCGAAAAGTGTGGCCTGATCCATCTTCTTGTCCCATGGCATCAACTTCTGGAGGCAGCGAGTCTTCTCGCTGAGCTTCTGCCTTCTCTGGCGAGCAAAGTTGCTCTTCGGAGGAAGGGGTTTTGCGCGGAGGGAGGACGGCGGAGACGATGACGATGAGGAACACGAAGAGTAGGTAAGGCGGGGGCGTTTTGGGATGAAGGTGAAGGGTTCAAGAGTGGGGTGAAGAGTGAGGTGGTTTGGTAGTTGTGGTTGTGGAGGGTGGTCGGTGAGGAAGGAGAGGAGGGAGGGGTTGAGGTTTAGGAGTGATTGGAGGCTCATTCCTGAAAACATGGGGTCTATGCTGTAGGGCTCCATCGATATCATCAACTGCCAAATTGGAGACTCCAAATTGTCTCTTCATTTATATACATTGGAGAGACACGTGTAGTGGAGGGATTGGGTGAGAGGTTAGCGGCAAGGGAATTATCCTTCATATACAGCtggctctctctctctctctaatttagtttgtttctttgtttgttATATGTGATGGGCGCTGCTCTGCTCTCCGTACTCATGCATGCTCGTTTCTGCTTCTTTTCTTTAGCTTCATTACACTTCTTTTAATCTCTTTTAATTCTATTCAGCAGGTCCGTTacaatattaattatataataatacatATAAACACAATTACTTTGATTTATTCTTACATAACGAATCCATTCACATATCATTTGAATGGGCATGAGTATGAAATGATTTGCAAACCGAAAAAAGGGAGGGGTATATGTGGAATTACGGTAAAAAATATACGTAGAGGCTTGGAATTTGGTAACGAGGATATATGTGTGGTGTGTTGATGTTAGCATGGGTGGCTTTACACGTGACGGCACTTCCTGGAGACGGCTATATAAAAGCCCATATGATCAAGGAATGTTGCACAGCTATGATAATTTTTGTTGTACTAATTCGTGCAATGAATATGTAATTCAATCATATAGCGCTGCCACAGCCGCTCCATTTGTTGTTCTAAAGTGAAGCATGCACTACAGTCTGCAGACAAAATGTCAGAGCAAAAAGAATACACCAACAATACTCTCATTTTTCGTCTTATATTTACTATCTTACCATGCTAGCTATTACCGTTAAATAACACACAGGTGGTACAGGACAACCTTCTCCAAATCTGTGTATGCCCCAACATAGCATCCCatagaaataaaatatgattGAATTCATACACCAAAAATATTGCCCGACACCATGCTTTTCTAATTCGATAGATAAATAGTAAGAACATGTAGGTGGCTTCTAGGGTGGGCCTGCGATTTCTGGTGCTGCGAGAACCAGCTGTTTTATGACATGCCTTAAGCAGATTGGAGTATTtgcccccaaaaaaaaaaaagcagttTGGGGTATAAGTTGTAGGTGTTTTgtattgttttgttttctacCGGCTACTAAAAAAGTTAGGGATTACCACTTTTTGTATTCCGCTTGTCACTCTTCTCGTAAGTTCTcatttcctttttttcttttttattttattaatttctcTGCACAttctatattttattaattttgaatctGATTAATATGCCACTGGAAGGAGAGGTGGAGCTAGTGCAGTATGCGAAGATGGTGATgttgaagagaaagagaaagacaTTACTTTATGGTGATCTTGACAATGGGTCTTGGTCATAAAATTGGATTATCAGAGACGGCAAAGTtggaaaataatttgaattcaGGTGCTGAATGTGGCATTTTATCAAATGGAAGATCAGAATTCTTCACAAGTGAATCTCTTTTGAAATTGGATGTTTATAAACTTAAGAATTCTGCTTTCATCAGAGATTagcatttaaaaaaaagagaaaaaactaattattttttttattgctaTTTTAAAGAAGATTGTGGAcaaaaaaaggaagaggaaaaagatgaagaagggAAGGTCTTTCCATGGTCATATATATGATATGTGAAATAGTGAGTGGAGGATTCTTGTGAATTAGGAGAGTGAGGTTCTTCGTTGGATGCTACAAGATGATTATAAAAGCTCAAAAATAAGGTCTTTTTGGCACACAAGAGCCTAGGGATCAATTTGTCCATCACTTAATGTCTAACTCACCCACTAAATGTGACACGTTGGACAGTTTTGTTAGGATTTAACAAAGCAAAATGGCTCAAGGACCAGTACGACTCGCTGAATAAAATGTTGGAGATTAAcagattaattaatttttttagttgggACTATAATATCTGGTATGAAATTTTTTGGAGATTtggataaatattttaaaatatatttttatttttaaaatttatcaaaaatttaaaatatagtCAATTTATGATATTTATGAGTTGGTGTCTAATTTTTGTCTATATtactttttatgatttttgtcTCTAATATTTGGAATAAGtcctatttgtgtccctaaTGTTTAAATCGTTATTTTTGTATCCCTAAAATTTGTAAAAGTGATTTAATGTTATCTTGCTATCAATTACACATCATGAGTTTTAGTTgaagttttgaaaattttttcttgaaaTTAGAATATAAATGTCTGGGATAAAATCGATGATCCACTCCGAAAAATAGGTTATCAAAAATTGAAACTAATCACTGcaacatttacataattcacttttctagaaaGATAATTGAACCTAAAAATAAATAGTGGGTAcaatattaaaatcgaacacaTTCAAGtgaaacctaattaaaaatgaATTGATGAACCTAATTAACATCACCGATCTACCAAATCTTAATGTCCTTCCTCAAAGAAGAGGTACAAACTCGAGAGGCACAGATCAGCAGCGGGTGCATCACCGCAAGCCATTAGCCTTGGTTCAAGCATATGGAGAACATCGTCGAGAACTCGCTTTCTGCGAAAAAGTTTATCAGTGGCAACGAGGACAAAGCCATCCTAACCTTTACCGCGGAGAATCCTCCTCGACAATTAAAAAGTTTGGTTATATAAGTTTCCATATCTAAAAACTGAatttcgttaattatttaatattcacTTCACAGGgctacattaaaaataaatgaaatttttttggatttaaataAGACAGGTCAAAACAGAATTAGAcccaaatataaaaaattaatttaatactttatcctaaaataaaattttaaaaatttttaaaaaaacttttgATATATTTAAAGGGAAAAAAGGTACTTTATCATTGTCGTTAACAAATTTAGAGAATATTTTTActataataactaataattcAATGAAATTTTTAATAGTTTACACATGCAAAAtgataactttttttatttaaaagaatttaattttaatacattagtaatataaaatattttatatcgTCTTTCAACAACATCCAATTTTTTAGAATTGACCATTCATGCTAATTGAAATACATGTAAAGTTAGCTTATATTAacatgcatcaaaattaaataaaaaaaacaacaatGCATGTTGTTCCGGGTTACATAATCTGACATCAGAAAACTTTTAAAAAAGCAACCAATCACAACATTCGCTCCCTCAAGTCACAAAGGACCAATTTAGACGGCAAAAAATGTATACatagttttgtttttattaaaagaaaagagcgaaaatagaaagtgtagcattaaatttataaaagtaACATCTTCCGtgtttatagttttttttttttttggtgaattggacaacttttaattttaagtaCTCTAATAGATTGGACAATCTCCAATTTTAGGTACACAATACATCTACACACTCCTCAcacattttattatatttttcctCAATTGCATTTTCTAAAGTTTAAACTCTAGACCTTTGAAGTGAGGAGGAAAAAATGCCATTAGAACTAAAGCTCATTGGCTTCCGTGCTTATAGTCTAAGGCACATAATTTCTTTTCCagttttatagaaaaaatgCTGATAAAGTttcaaaaaagagaaaatttcGAATTCGTAAGAATTATAATATTTCCGCCAaagtttaaaaaagaaaaatcgaACATAAAtgcaattattttaattttttttttgaagcaGATAACACTTTATCCTTCAATTATTTAAGATATTTAACTCTCTTTTTGTAACAAATAACGTAATTCTACTGATGCAAATGTCACTGCATTTCCACCTTAGTACTACCTGAGTTTCCAAACATTATCAGAGGAATATCCATCGTACTAACATCATTCCTCAATCGTTATCAACCACAGGTGACAACTCGATACAAGGACGACAACAGCACCGCAGCGCAGACCCCTTGTAACTAGAAAAGCAACGGAACCAAAAAGTAAAAACCCTAGGAACTCGCAGGTTTCCCCAAAGCCAAACTCATCATCTATTTTCTATTTACCATCTTGGGAGCATTGATTAGGAAAATCACACTCCAGGAGAATAAAGCAATGCCACTAAATTAACCTTTTCTTTTTTCCCTGATTTTCATTTCCTGTTACATAAGAGTAAACAATGCCCCTACACCTAAATGAATTAACAATCAAAGGTCAAGAAAACTGTACACAAGAATGACTTAAAAAGGAGTACAAGATATGCTTTTTAACAGACCCACCACACTAAAAGAGGCAGGCAGCTCTGAATGATGAACCACACTCCAAATAATCTAACAACGGTGGTTTCACCGGGCAAGCTCTCTATCACGGAGCCATGCAAAATTTCTAACGATCCCACATGGCCTGGTATATGGCAGGTCTGTGCTTCAACCAATGAACCATCTCCCTGTCCAGTGGTGTGTTATTTATTACAGCATCTAACATTGGGCTACCAAAGAATTTGGGAAAACTTTTGAATGTCCATATCTGGTCCTTGGGCCAAGGTCTCTGCGGTTGCTTCTCCTGTGGATAAATACACACAAATACACATGTTTAATCACCAACAGTGAAGTCAAGATATCACAGAGAAGATCTCGGTATTAGTTTCAAACTCCATTCCTGTTTGTTAATTCCCTAGCAACACATCCTAATAACAAAATACAAGTGTCTAACAGTAAATATTCTGAACTAACCATTCTTGCAAGCATTGATCTTACGGTCCTTGGACCATAAACTCGATGCTTTGATGGCTTCAGAGCCTTGGCATAAAAGGAACTGATGTCTGGTAAAGACAGGCAACCCCTGCTGGCTCTACCAAGGCTACGATCTGGATCCACATTACTCTGATTGTGCCAAAAAATCAACTGCCCTAAACAATAATTTTCACCATATATTTTCCGATACTCCTGAAATCCTGCTCCCAACTTGTTAGCGTACTTGGGACctaagtcaagtggactaatatAGACAGGTGGTGAAGTAATGGTTTCATAAGCCTGCAAGACAAGGAATAAACTTTAGAttgcaaaaataaaatttaaattagaactGAAGCTCTACCACAATGTGAAGCTTATTGGCTTTCACAGCATGAAAAGCATACCCGTATTCTAAAGAAGTACTTGGTATATGCGTAAATATGGATTAAGTCAGCAGCAGCATCATGCCGACATTTGTATGTACAAAGAAGATCTCGGACCTCATCCCTCAACCTTCAAAAAGGGAAGAACAACATACTGTCAAGGTTATGAGATCTGTCAGGTAAAATACACAGAAAGACTTAGTATAACCCACTTACCATAATAGAGATTTCT is a window encoding:
- the LOC130945828 gene encoding transcription factor bHLH117 → MEPYSIDPMFSGMSLQSLLNLNPSLLSFLTDHPPQPQLPNHLTLHPTLEPFTFIPKRPRLTYSSCSSSSSSPPSSLRAKPLPPKSNFARQRRQKLSEKTRCLQKLMPWDKKMDQATLFEQAYSYVKFLQAQVSVLQSMPYHAPPSPSFNNGGGCVFGFGDLERLSRNQLLQVLVNSPVAQTVMSSKGLCVFSVEQLGLLTKLSERRLLLQNMNANMNMVSDSKPFFN